One genomic segment of Helianthus annuus cultivar XRQ/B chromosome 14, HanXRQr2.0-SUNRISE, whole genome shotgun sequence includes these proteins:
- the LOC110940686 gene encoding pentatricopeptide repeat-containing protein At5g16860, whose translation MPLIHRALIALSCIQSQSQPLFLLPRNIFVPTTLVRFHRIHSNCDHSDTTHLIPFKPTNEFSAKINHATLIKNGSIHNSHVNNYLLSLYVKSSNLIYAHQLFDEMPVRDVRSWTIIISGFSRIGWYDLALDLFTQMINHGITPNQFTFSSVLKCCAGANKLDVGKMILGWILRNGVRLDMTLENSVLYLFVKCEAFDYATKVFESMSVKDIVSWNIMISAYLKNGDLEKAVGIFWRMPFRNAASWNTVIDGHLQNGHERIAMQLLYQMVKTGAAFTNVTFSIALLLASSLKHVELGKQIHGRLLRVGTSDGFIKNSLIDMYCKCGETEKAVMVFKTLNQSVRDSVSVSSIVSSYIKNDRIEDALKVFTFMVSEHGEVDKFTLTSVLSACADAGLLYLGQLIHTYILKSGHEPDAFVSSSMIDMYGKCGRLQSASKIFKESDNRNVVLWTAIISCYASHGEGTETIRLFEMMVNEGIKSNEVTFVAVLTACSHAGLIDEGCSYFTLMKDVYGIEPEVEHYTCMVDLLGRAGRLNEIKGFIYENNISHMSAVWKAFLSSCHQHNNVEMAKWVCRKLYELEPSAAGPYVLMSKTFASDCRWEEAAKLKGLMKEKGIKKQPGQSWIQ comes from the coding sequence ATGCCTCTAATTCATCGTGCACTCATCGCATTGTCTTGTATTCAATCACAATCACAACCCCTATTTCTTCTGCCCCGAAACATCTTCGTCCCTACAACACTTGTTAGGTTTCACCGGATACATTCAAATTGTGATCATTCTGATACCACACATCTAATTCCATTTAAGCCAACCAACGAATTCTCTGCGAAAATCAATCATGCTACCCTAATTAAGAATGGTTCTATTCATAACTCACATGTGAACAACTATCTACTGAGTTTGTACGTAAAGTCCAGTAATTTAATATATGCCCACCaactgttcgatgaaatgcctgtGAGAGATGTACGATCTTGGACTATTATTATTTCTGGGTTTTCTCGAATTGGGTGGTATGATCTAGCGTTAGATTTATTTACCCAGATGATCAATCACGGCATTACTCCAAATCAGTTCACATTTTCGAGTGTTTTAAAGTGTTGCGCAGGTGCAAATAAGCTTGATGTCGGAAAGATGATTCTCGGTTGGATATTGAGAAATGGGGTGCGTTTAGATATGACATTGGAGAATTCTGTACTTTATCTTTTTGTGAAATGTGAGGCCTTCGATTACGCTACAAAGGTTTTCGAGTCGATGAGTGTTAAAGATATTGTGTCATGGAACATAATGATCAGTGCGTACTTGAAGAATGGCGATTTGGAGAAAGCTGTGGGGATATTTTGGCGAATGCCGTTTAGAAATGCTGCGAGTTGGAACACCGTTATTGATGGGCATTTGCAAAACGGGCATGAACGAATCGCGATGCAGCTTCTATACCAGATGGTGAAAACAGGTGCAGCTTTTACAAACGTTACCTTCTCTATAGCATTGTTATTGGCATCTTCTTTGAAACATGTTGAATTAGGAAAGCAGATTCATGGTCGATTGCTGAGAGTTGGAACATCTGATGGGTTTATCAAGAATTCACTTATTGACATGTACTGTAAATGCGGTGAAACGGAGAAAGCAGTGATGGTTTTTAAGACTTTAAATCAATCTGTACGCGACTCTGTGTCTGTCAGCTCTATTGTTAGTTCGTACATTAAAAACGATAGGATTGAAGATGCTCTGAAAGTTTTTACATTTATGGTTAGTGAGCATGGTGAAGTTGACAAATTTACCCTCACGAGTGTACTTTCTGCCTGCGCTGATGCTGGACTTTTGTATCTCGGTCAACTGATACACACCTATATATTGAAAAGTGGGCATGAGCCTGATGCGTTTGTAAGTTCATCGATGATTGACATGTATGGCAAATGTGGTCGGTTACAATCTGCTTCGAAAATCTTCAAAGAATCCGATAATCGAAACGTTGTGCTGTGGACTGCAATAATATCTTGTTACGCGTCACACGGTGAAGGGACGGAAACGATTCGTCTTTTTGAGATGATGGTGAACGAGGGGATCAAATCAAATGAAGTAACTTTTGTAGCGGTTTTGACTGCGTGCAGTCACGCAGGCTTGATTGATGAAGGATGTAGTTACTTTACCTTAATGAAAGACGTTTATGGTATCGAACCTGAAGTTGAACATTACACTTGTATGGTGGATCTTTTAGGTCGAGCGGGTCGGTTGAACGAGATAAAGGGTTTCATTTATGAGAATAATATTTCACATATGAGTGCTGTTTGGAAAGCATTTCTATCTTCTTGTCATCAACATAATAATGTTGAAATGGCAAAATGGGTTTGTAGAAAGTTATATGAACTAGAACCATCTGCGGCTGGACCTTATGTTTTGATGTCAAAAACCTTTGCATCTGATTGTAGATGGGAAGAGGCTGCTAAGTTGAAGGGTTTGATGAAAGAAAAGGGGATTAAAAAGCAACCTGGTCAATCTTGGATCCAATAA